A window from Candidatus Thermoplasmatota archaeon encodes these proteins:
- a CDS encoding CehA/McbA family metallohydrolase, which yields MTIACLGAIFVLMGPYFSSNVQSEREAKAPRVSYNMYFGDLHSHTGYSDAYEDSTPWDAYKAAIAAGADFMSLTDHVAIWHGYEAWILDSDEWNDTLAAVDYYTSKKFVAMAGYEAWLLANLGEINVYNTREFPPYQPQGGQFDRLPNFYDWLAQEPGAIGQFNHPLYVSDNFQDYSFYNENRDTGMDILEVYNDEFTEDSYIMALDAGWHLMPSANSDTHYSDWIAGHEMRTVLLAPSLTPDNLYAAMSACRGYATLDKNLRISYTLNGAVMGSVLAAGASVYKASISIVDPDRVKSDAITLVEIISDGGRVVASVPTSGTTVDLTITLSSDSAHYFYLRVSTASPLNGGPGVTAWTAPVWTGR from the coding sequence GTGACCATAGCGTGTCTTGGAGCCATCTTCGTGCTGATGGGACCGTACTTCAGCAGCAATGTTCAGTCGGAAAGGGAGGCAAAAGCTCCTCGGGTTTCCTACAACATGTACTTCGGAGACCTGCACTCCCATACTGGGTACTCCGACGCCTACGAGGACAGCACCCCGTGGGATGCCTACAAGGCGGCTATCGCGGCGGGCGCTGACTTCATGTCCCTGACAGACCACGTCGCAATCTGGCACGGCTATGAGGCGTGGATCCTTGACTCAGACGAGTGGAATGACACCTTGGCAGCGGTGGACTACTACACCTCTAAGAAGTTCGTTGCGATGGCGGGCTATGAGGCTTGGCTGCTCGCGAACCTTGGGGAGATCAATGTGTACAACACGCGGGAGTTTCCTCCGTATCAACCGCAAGGAGGACAATTTGACCGGCTCCCCAATTTCTATGACTGGCTCGCGCAAGAACCAGGCGCAATCGGCCAGTTCAACCATCCGCTCTATGTCAGCGACAATTTCCAGGACTACAGCTTCTACAACGAGAACAGGGACACTGGAATGGACATCCTCGAGGTGTACAACGATGAGTTCACAGAGGACAGCTACATAATGGCGTTGGATGCAGGCTGGCACTTGATGCCCTCTGCCAACTCGGACACACACTATTCCGACTGGATTGCGGGCCATGAAATGAGGACAGTGCTCCTTGCGCCGAGCCTCACACCGGATAACCTGTACGCTGCCATGAGTGCATGCCGGGGCTACGCCACCCTCGACAAGAACCTCAGGATCTCGTACACTCTGAACGGCGCGGTCATGGGGTCTGTGCTTGCGGCGGGCGCGAGCGTCTACAAGGCATCCATCAGCATTGTGGACCCTGACAGGGTCAAGAGTGATGCCATCACCCTCGTCGAGATAATCTCCGACGGAGGGCGCGTAGTCGCGAGCGTGCCAACGAGTGGGACGACCGTTGACCTGACCATCACGTTGAGCTCCGATTCCGCTCACTACTTCTACTTGAGAGTGAGCACGGCATCTCCTTTGAATGGCGGACCCGGCGTGACGGCGTGGACAGCCCCTGTGTGGACCGGGAGATGA
- a CDS encoding MGMT family protein: MAVYMATYEIPYGKVCTYQRIAKKIGKPKAMRAVANTLHNNPLYPIVPCWRVVKSDGGFGGEERAAASRREHVESEGVPMRNGKVVIKDDTLF, translated from the coding sequence ATGGCGGTCTACATGGCGACATACGAGATCCCCTACGGAAAGGTTTGCACATATCAGAGAATCGCCAAGAAAATCGGAAAACCAAAGGCCATGAGGGCTGTCGCAAATACGCTGCATAACAACCCGCTCTACCCAATAGTGCCTTGTTGGCGTGTTGTCAAGTCCGATGGAGGGTTCGGGGGAGAAGAGAGGGCAGCAGCTAGCAGGAGGGAACACGTTGAGAGCGAGGGCGTCCCCATGAGAAACGGCAAGGTGGTTATCAAAGATGATACTTTGTTTTGA
- a CDS encoding trimethylamine methyltransferase family protein translates to MAVARLKFLDKGEEDLIDQQSMECLETIGVKVKSESVLRMLDKAGAQVDYKNQIARIPEGFVREALKTVPKSMTLHARDPKNDLRIPVSSWPYVGTTGLGTYILDIQTGKKRDSTVKDIADTVRLGDALTGADYVQTNLTATEVPHATHGLHELWTAFQNTTKHVQGVEIFNAEDARKQIELGALIAGGLDELKKKPYFTVIHCSIAPLMFEHDAVEALVEFAKAGVSVTTMTMSLSGGTAPVTMAGTLVNANSENLASLVIGQAAAKGARTIYCSSSTPVNMKTGMINYESVNQPLIAAGLAQMAKRYGLPCMVGDWGLNDSEEPGIPHTFTETMGIALSTMSGTDMQGGIGALDHAKGVALEQEVIDAYVWENVKKQMTPFEISKETVALDVTRQVGHGNTFLTSMHTMRNFRKEIVMRDPEKGRFEATMSKAMVAEAREIAIRLLKDHVVPALDRSIIQQGNEIIRKREKELAQRP, encoded by the coding sequence GTGGCAGTAGCGCGTTTGAAGTTCCTGGACAAGGGCGAAGAAGATCTGATCGACCAGCAGAGCATGGAATGCCTTGAGACCATCGGTGTGAAGGTGAAGAGCGAGAGCGTCCTTCGAATGCTGGACAAAGCTGGAGCGCAGGTCGATTACAAGAATCAGATTGCGAGAATCCCTGAGGGCTTTGTCAGGGAAGCATTGAAAACAGTCCCGAAGAGCATGACACTTCACGCGAGGGATCCGAAGAACGACCTTAGGATCCCAGTCAGCTCATGGCCCTACGTTGGCACCACTGGCTTGGGCACGTATATCCTGGACATACAGACGGGCAAGAAGCGCGATTCCACAGTCAAGGACATAGCCGACACCGTCAGGCTCGGGGATGCGCTGACGGGGGCGGACTATGTCCAGACGAACCTCACGGCCACTGAAGTCCCTCATGCAACACACGGACTGCACGAACTCTGGACAGCGTTCCAGAACACGACCAAGCACGTCCAGGGAGTAGAGATATTCAACGCTGAGGATGCCAGGAAACAGATCGAGCTGGGAGCTTTGATCGCTGGAGGATTAGACGAGCTCAAGAAGAAGCCATACTTCACGGTGATCCACTGTTCCATCGCCCCATTGATGTTCGAACATGACGCCGTCGAAGCGCTCGTGGAGTTCGCCAAAGCAGGAGTGTCCGTTACCACCATGACCATGTCGCTCTCAGGCGGGACAGCGCCCGTCACAATGGCGGGCACGCTTGTCAATGCAAACTCGGAGAACCTAGCGAGCTTGGTCATCGGCCAAGCCGCGGCCAAGGGCGCGCGCACCATCTACTGCTCTTCATCCACCCCTGTGAACATGAAGACGGGCATGATCAACTACGAAAGCGTGAACCAGCCGCTCATAGCGGCTGGATTGGCACAGATGGCCAAGAGATACGGGCTGCCGTGCATGGTGGGGGACTGGGGGTTGAACGATTCAGAGGAACCCGGGATCCCGCACACGTTCACCGAGACCATGGGGATAGCACTTAGCACCATGTCCGGCACGGACATGCAGGGAGGAATCGGCGCGCTCGACCACGCCAAGGGAGTCGCCCTAGAACAGGAGGTCATCGACGCGTATGTTTGGGAGAACGTGAAGAAACAGATGACTCCGTTCGAGATCAGCAAGGAGACCGTAGCCCTCGATGTCACAAGGCAGGTAGGCCACGGAAACACTTTCCTAACGAGCATGCACACAATGAGGAACTTCAGGAAGGAGATCGTGATGAGGGACCCAGAGAAGGGGCGGTTCGAGGCAACGATGTCGAAGGCGATGGTGGCAGAGGCGAGGGAGATTGCTATCAGGCTACTGAAGGACCATGTCGTGCCAGCGCTGGATAGGTCAATAATCCAACAGGGAAACGAGATTATCCGGAAGAGAGAGAAGGAATTGGCTCAACGACCATGA